A window of Erpetoichthys calabaricus chromosome 12, fErpCal1.3, whole genome shotgun sequence contains these coding sequences:
- the cbarpb gene encoding voltage-dependent calcium channel beta subunit-associated regulatory protein, which translates to MSNELPIWQYLTENSTDVPKDPGKQDGYILLLVLLSIFIGGTLVLLSGLLVICRRCCEWDRRYSRASDDPEKTNTTYLEDSQPVQEVTIKVDDSDCLSSSSSYHNVENEHFLSAYSTGRRVSFNEASLFDHSKKTQEKGRRYTLTEGDFHHLKNARLTHFSIPPPALKIVTIHECESSENSIAMTTRPPSKSSLSIFQPLVSALPQTALTSLSLSPSSALPGDTFNSTVDTGFKHSHVFSRSDAHDSTIKALGSSPHNGGSPNYAEEGLSTMSGPSSPSSTSTTPGTVLQFFTKLRRHASLESASPYFKIKKWKFESNQRASSLDMRGSLKRRQFQRQRAASESMDQEEHASHHLDIIQYIARTEDVAFRVMPPPSTTPPASLGRLESAEVVGAVGGLSLPLEDDETSCRPATSEQHTTYRDIWNLRASLELYASSDQSSNNDRDSVRSDAESVCSLGGGLPRYPSQDIGDDLESECEKLEFLGRDSVTGNAKQDSVDSERSSDGDAGNRKLLQMDSGYASIEAPSRAPEELRLFSTGSKDKTASEKRHFFTSSGRKGTVCESFDESVFDEELEEATGSTLEGESPLAWSPYGQMFPTRDHHHPPHLHRRDYSIDEKTDALFHEFLRHDPQFDHLESPMRSKHRSRVHLRKQWQRTKQYSDPGVLFPPSFERQRTPLRRGDSVNYPLDTRYHSTLPRIVSTADEEVGDSPGPKTPTGAAHEEQPLSTSNGRTITEEQDPDSVPRLNPLPVLEDSRPAPIGTGDHGGHLICETSDNSSVPLPLSQLQDMGYGPQTISADLTDKLMVNLEERLYSSLRQSKEPPESVVSVSHTSPDHSPV; encoded by the exons GGCCAGTGATGATCCAGAGAAGACAAACACGACCTACTTGGAGGATTCACAGCCTGTGCAGG AGGTCACAATCAAAGTGGATGATTCAGACTGCCTGTCATCATCCTCCAGCTACCACAACGTTGAGAATGAGCACTTCCTATCCGCCTACTCCACAGGCCGCCGCGTCTCCTTTAATGAGGCCTCACTCTTTGACCACAGCAAGAAGACGCAGGAGAAAGGACGCAG GTACACCCTGACAGAGGGAGACTTTCATCATCTGAAGAATGCACGTCTTACTCACTTCAGCATCCCACCCCCAGCGCTAAAGATCGTGACGATTCATGAATGCGAGTCCAGTGAGAACAGCATTGCTATGACAACCAGACCTCCATCCAAGTCCAGTCTCTCTATATTTCAG CCTCTGGTCAGTGCACTGCCACAAACGGCCCTGACTAGCCTGTCACTCAGTCCAAGTTCAGCCCTTCCTGGAGACACCTTTAACTCAACAGTGGACACGGGCTTTAAGCACAGCCATGTCTTCTCCAGGTCTGATGCACACGACAGCACG ATCAAAGCACTTGGTAGCAGCCCACACAATGGTGGCAGTCCCAATTATGCTGAGGAGGGATTAAGCACGATGTCTGGACCCTCTTCCCCTTCTTCCACAAGTACTACTCCTGGGACAGTGCTGCAATTCTTTACCAAGCTGCGTCGACATGCGAGTCTGGAAAGTGCTAGTCCCTACTTTAAGATCAAAAAGTGGAAATTTGAAAGCAACCAGAGGGCCTCAAGCTTAGACATGAGAG GCTCTCTTAAAAGACGTCAGTTCCAGCGCCAGAGAGCTGCCAGCGAGAGCATGGACCAGGAGGAGCATGCTTCGCACCACCTGGACATCATTCAGTACATTGCTCGGACCGAAGATGTTGCCTTCCGTGTCATGCCACCACCCTCCACCACTCCACCCGCCTCCCTCGGCAG GTTAGAGTCAGCAGAAGTGGTGGGGGCAGTGGGTGGCCTCTCACTGCCATTGGAAGATGATGAGACTAGCTGCAGACCTGCAACTTCTGAACAGCACACCACATACCGTGACATCTGGAACCTGCGGGCATCACTTGAGCTGTATGCATCTTCAGACCAGAGCAGCAACAACGACAGGGACTCTGTAAGAAGTGATGCAGAGAGTGTGTGCTCGCTAGGAGGTGGCCTACCCAGGTACCCATCTCAAGATATTGGGGATGACTTGGAAAGCGAGTGTGAAAAGCTGGAGTTCCTTGGCAGAGATAGTGTTACAGGCAATGCCAAACAGGACAGTGTAGACTCAGAACGGAGCAGTGATGGTGATGCAGGAAACAGGAAGCTCCTGCAGATGGACAGTGGCTATGCTTCTATAGAGGCTCCCTCCCGTGCTCCAGAGGAACTGCGACTCTTCAGCACAGGCAGCAAGGACAAAACAGCATCTGAGAAAAGACATTTCTTTACCAGCTCTGGGCGGAAGGGGACAGTGTGTGAAAGTTTTGATGAGTCCGTCTTTgatgaagagctagaagaagctACTGGCAGTACATTGGAGGGAGAAAGCCCACTTGCGTGGTCTCCCTACGGCCAAATGTTTCCCACCCGTGATCACCACCACCCTCCACATCTCCACCGCAGGGACTACAGCATTGATGAGAAGACTGATGCCCTGTTTCACGAGTTTCTACGACATGACCCCCAGTTTGATCACCTGGAGTCACCAATGCGCTCCAAGCACCGATCCAGGGTTCACTTGCGTAAGCAGTGGCAAAGGACAAAGCAGTACAGTGATCCAGGGGTCTTGTTCCCGCCATCTTTTGAGAGACAACGCACCCCACTGAGGAGGGGTGACAGTGTCAACTACCCATTGGACACCCGTTACCACAGCACGCTTCCACGCATTGTAAGTACTGCCGATGAGGAGGTTGGTGACAGCCCAGGGCCAAAGACGCCCACTGGGGCAGCACATGAAGAACAACCACTTTCCACCAGCAATGGACGGACAATCACAGAAGAGCAAGACCCAGACTCTGTTCCTAGGCTTAACCCTCTGCCTGTTCTTGAGGACAGCAGGCCGGCCCCTATTGGTACTGGAGACCATGGTGGCCACTTGATTTGTGAAACATCTGACAATAGTTCTGTGCCATTGCCACTTTCCCAACTGCAGGACATGGGCTATGGGCCCCAGACCATCTCCGCTGATCTAACAGACAAACTAATGGTAAACTTGGAAGAGAGGCTATACAGCAGCCTGAGACAATCCAAAGAACCTCCAGAGTCTGTGGTGAGCGTTAGCCACACCTCACCAGATCATAGCCCGGTGTAG